The Stomoxys calcitrans chromosome 3, idStoCalc2.1, whole genome shotgun sequence genome includes a region encoding these proteins:
- the LOC106080502 gene encoding uncharacterized protein LOC106080502, translating into MCWLCLRTGLAGTALHAWLATIGFSFLMAEAIMCHYNNNVLTFNYSRSTKTHLHLILQILGGGCGIAATLIKCIQHNFVFDGIHAKLGFAAFILCCVSLVSGLATYFAKNIKKCLSPIITKTFHNLLGIGTFAVALVTQFYGYETGFFKHASPSDDFTILIQVINLLILVLSCWGPLKSLFYKLYSMFGSDD; encoded by the exons ATGTGTTGGCTGTGCCTGCGCACAGGATTAGCAGGAACAGCTCTTCATGCATGGCTTGCAACCATAGGG TTCTCCTTCCTTATGGCCGAGGCAATAATGTGTCATTACAATAACAATGTTTTGACTTTTAACTATAGTCGATCCACAAAAACCCATCTGCATTTGATACTTCAGATTTTGGGGGGAGGTTGTGGCATAGCTGCTACACTCATAAAATGCATACAACACAATTTTGTATTCGACGGTATTCATGCCAAGTTGG GTTTTGCTGCTTTCATTTTATGCTGTGTCAGTTTGGTTTCTGGTTTGGCAACCTACTTtgctaaaaatataaaaaaatgtcttaGTCCTATTATAACCAAAACTTTCCACAACCTATTGGGTATTGGCACCTTTGCTGTGGCTTTGGTAACACAATTTTATGGCTATGAGACGGGATTCTTTAAGCACGCCTCGCCCTCAGATGATTTTACGATTTTGATACAAGTCATAAACTTGCTAATATTGGTGCTATCATGTTGGGGTCCACTGAAATCATTGTTCTACAAGCTGTATTCCATGTTTGGAAGTGATGATTAG